A part of Streptomyces sp. NBC_01235 genomic DNA contains:
- a CDS encoding MmgE/PrpD family protein — MWPDGKNFGEALNDWMDGVSGILDVPEALVEDSAAASADFLLCALISRVQAGEGGRRADHGTDADGTAGAPIWWTGKTATAERAASANLVAGIAADFDSVHYLAGGHLAAFLTPSLFDRPGVSVDDTLRIQAVATEFGVRLGQAVKDQVRANAFHVTPIIGGLSAVYALARRSGFPVERIRWCLRLYLSTYRSDYELLGSDGRMYQMGQAMRQAHGVVAEGGVHSKVDRRAANEWWQPFSVMGVPMNTPPKKSEQWLSRSGTTTLKSAPCCAYFFETLAAVADLRRRVLGGTLRQLHVHIPRYALAAHRGSAGVTWLDPFDLVHNIAICWVLGRDSWTPLAELPTDVVKRAAKLITLHEVSDRTPAAVTAVMSDGVVAGSAETIHKQNGRGRTYPALQRKAEIVSGHLNGERRRLEAADDPRRLLRRLLDVCGEDVDEQTGGARVTVGGLQ; from the coding sequence GTGTGGCCCGATGGTAAGAACTTTGGCGAGGCGCTCAACGACTGGATGGACGGCGTGTCAGGGATCCTCGACGTGCCCGAGGCGCTGGTCGAGGACTCGGCAGCCGCTTCCGCCGACTTCCTGCTATGCGCGCTGATCAGCCGGGTTCAGGCGGGTGAGGGCGGCCGGCGTGCCGACCATGGCACCGATGCCGACGGCACCGCGGGCGCTCCCATCTGGTGGACGGGAAAGACGGCCACGGCCGAACGCGCGGCCTCGGCGAATCTCGTCGCTGGCATAGCCGCCGATTTCGACTCGGTTCACTATTTGGCGGGAGGGCACCTGGCAGCTTTCCTTACACCGTCGCTGTTCGACCGGCCCGGTGTCTCTGTGGACGACACACTGCGCATTCAAGCAGTCGCTACCGAGTTCGGTGTGCGTCTAGGGCAGGCGGTGAAGGACCAGGTGCGTGCCAACGCATTTCATGTCACGCCGATCATCGGGGGACTGAGTGCTGTCTACGCGCTGGCCCGCAGAAGCGGATTCCCCGTGGAGCGCATCAGATGGTGTCTGCGCCTCTACCTCTCGACATACAGGTCCGACTATGAACTCCTGGGCAGCGACGGGCGTATGTACCAGATGGGTCAGGCCATGAGGCAAGCGCACGGCGTGGTTGCGGAAGGTGGTGTGCACTCCAAGGTCGATCGACGCGCTGCCAACGAATGGTGGCAACCATTTTCTGTCATGGGTGTACCGATGAATACTCCTCCAAAGAAATCGGAACAGTGGCTCTCCCGTTCAGGGACCACCACTTTGAAGTCCGCGCCGTGCTGCGCGTACTTCTTTGAAACCTTGGCTGCTGTCGCAGACCTCCGGCGAAGAGTTCTCGGTGGCACATTGCGGCAGCTGCACGTACACATCCCGCGGTACGCCCTCGCCGCACATCGTGGTTCGGCCGGTGTCACCTGGCTGGACCCGTTCGATCTTGTGCACAACATCGCCATCTGTTGGGTGCTGGGAAGGGACTCCTGGACCCCATTGGCTGAACTGCCGACCGACGTCGTGAAACGGGCCGCGAAGCTGATCACGCTGCACGAAGTCTCTGATCGGACACCGGCTGCAGTGACGGCGGTGATGAGTGACGGAGTCGTGGCGGGTAGCGCTGAAACGATCCATAAGCAGAACGGCCGAGGACGCACTTACCCGGCACTACAACGGAAGGCCGAAATCGTGAGCGGACATCTCAACGGGGAACGGCGACGACTGGAAGCTGCGGATGATCCACGGCGACTGTTACGCCGTCTCCTCGACGTGTGCGGCGAGGACGTCGACGAGCAGACGGGTGGAGCGCGTGTGACCGTCGGAGGGCTCCAGTGA
- a CDS encoding JmjC domain-containing protein — protein sequence MQYGNLGPDQVRLVGGDVSVDELFLMSVAGGSRTFLRIVPETVHRALATGGTLVIDQLDLINPWADQVSRALAGIFTTRVQANLYASLRGAPGFGAHQDTHDVFVVQGRGKKHWTLGTGAETTQLTMVAGDVLYLPEGTSHDVATGTEGSLHITFAIPRPNVQELLAWTIDNSQDTGLLAAIDEGDPGATATVLAERTHKISDTKVSAFLEEGLSKGVAPSYVNLPHVVREAEPSGTTTLFARRSFVNILPDGADEHAQVLACLSATDEMAVQDLLSVSGVSKPLDVVRELAQWGLISLSER from the coding sequence TTGCAGTACGGCAATCTCGGTCCGGATCAAGTGCGACTCGTCGGCGGTGACGTGTCGGTCGACGAGCTGTTCCTCATGTCGGTCGCGGGTGGCTCGCGCACCTTCCTCCGAATCGTCCCCGAGACAGTGCACCGGGCCCTCGCGACCGGCGGGACGCTTGTGATCGACCAGCTGGACCTGATCAACCCCTGGGCCGATCAGGTGTCCCGCGCTCTGGCCGGCATCTTCACCACACGGGTCCAGGCCAATCTCTACGCATCACTGCGTGGAGCGCCCGGATTTGGTGCACACCAGGACACCCATGACGTCTTCGTGGTCCAGGGCCGCGGGAAGAAGCACTGGACCTTGGGGACCGGGGCCGAGACCACGCAACTGACCATGGTTGCGGGTGACGTGCTGTACCTGCCCGAGGGCACCAGCCATGACGTGGCCACCGGCACTGAAGGGTCGTTGCACATCACTTTCGCCATCCCGCGGCCCAATGTGCAGGAGCTGCTGGCGTGGACGATCGACAACTCACAGGACACCGGTCTGCTGGCAGCCATCGACGAGGGCGATCCCGGCGCCACGGCCACGGTACTTGCCGAGCGAACGCACAAGATCAGTGACACCAAGGTGAGTGCTTTCCTCGAAGAAGGATTGAGCAAAGGGGTGGCACCGTCGTACGTGAACCTTCCCCATGTGGTCCGTGAGGCCGAACCAAGCGGGACCACCACGCTCTTCGCCCGGCGCTCCTTCGTGAACATCCTGCCCGACGGGGCGGACGAGCACGCACAGGTTCTGGCCTGTCTGAGTGCGACCGACGAGATGGCGGTGCAGGACCTGCTCTCTGTCAGCGGTGTGAGCAAGCCACTCGACGTGGTCCGCGAACTCGCGCAGTGGGGCCTGATCAGCCTGTCGGAGCGTTGA
- a CDS encoding SagB/ThcOx family dehydrogenase: MSADKGAAVSALDFHRTTYADAAMLSDWAMLPVDQWPDEWFTYNEKSFPRLESVQLQVPEAPPSGLGGEWLARRTSSRSALDQMSLAALSQVLWYTTHSDPPEEHAPGSWHRPYPSAGGRLGCEFYVIARTVEGLPSGVYSYGVARHELNRLRPAATESMLRFIFGDGWVTRTCALLIITLSMDRLETKYGDRGYRYGLIETGAASQTVSLVAGAASIGSCILGGFADVPLGQLLLCTPESEVPVATIAFSLIEEER; encoded by the coding sequence ATGAGCGCAGACAAGGGCGCGGCTGTTTCGGCACTCGATTTTCATCGGACAACCTACGCCGACGCGGCGATGCTCTCCGACTGGGCGATGCTTCCCGTCGACCAGTGGCCCGATGAGTGGTTCACGTACAACGAAAAGAGTTTCCCACGCCTTGAGAGCGTGCAGCTCCAGGTGCCGGAGGCTCCGCCTTCCGGCCTTGGCGGTGAATGGCTGGCCCGTCGGACCAGCAGTCGGTCCGCTCTCGACCAGATGTCTCTCGCTGCTCTCTCCCAGGTGCTCTGGTACACGACACACTCCGATCCGCCGGAAGAACACGCTCCCGGCAGCTGGCATCGTCCGTACCCGTCCGCCGGTGGGCGCCTCGGCTGCGAGTTCTACGTCATCGCGCGAACCGTCGAAGGCCTTCCGTCAGGCGTCTACAGCTACGGCGTGGCTCGCCATGAGCTGAATCGGCTGCGTCCCGCTGCGACCGAGTCCATGCTGCGCTTCATCTTCGGCGACGGGTGGGTGACAAGGACCTGTGCGCTCCTGATCATCACGCTGTCGATGGACAGGCTCGAGACGAAGTACGGCGACCGCGGGTACCGCTACGGGTTGATCGAGACCGGCGCCGCCTCACAAACGGTCTCCCTCGTGGCCGGTGCCGCGTCGATCGGGTCCTGCATCCTCGGCGGGTTCGCGGACGTTCCGTTGGGCCAACTTCTCTTGTGCACCCCCGAATCGGAAGTGCCGGTGGCAACCATCGCCTTCAGCCTCATAGAGGAGGAGCGCTGA
- a CDS encoding serine/threonine-protein kinase, whose translation MRELRQTDPIRVGPYRLLAEIGRGGMGRVLLGAGLDGRLVAVKQVHARFAADEEFRARFRREVAASRKVSGAFTAAVTAADTEAETPWLASVFVSGPALGAVVDAVGPLPEASVRRLAAGLATALVEIHRAGLVHRDLKPDNVLLAEDGVRVIDFGIARAAQAAGGDAAELTQSGVVVGSPAFMSPEQAEGKELTPASDVFSLGSVLVLAAAGRSPFAAGSTLQTLYDLVHAEPDLSAVPAGSQALVAACLAKDPAARPTPEGILELLGALAPADADGRRPWPAAVHTMIAAQQAEVDRVLGAPERTVLDLLAGRAGAPVPGEPQGTGPGAAAPTAVATAADLAAAPADDPVRRRIPQPLVAASAVVLAGLIGGAAYLLWPDGDGSGNGSPPGDKYVNTVLCPEAADQLPLPPAERREADDIHSDGGTYEGVDCTWYGYGESKQHAYVTWTVYHSPKSAPSASPGQAVTQSAGTQSAGTRAAHASLAEFAKATHSSPGPGPGEEAVWGTAWSDGSGCRLGVRDGNLEVVTVLSEPRHPAGTCKAEAAKIVEAVLNMMPR comes from the coding sequence TTGAGGGAGCTCAGACAGACCGACCCGATCAGGGTCGGGCCGTACCGGCTGCTCGCGGAGATCGGGCGGGGCGGGATGGGCCGGGTGCTGCTCGGGGCCGGGCTCGACGGGCGGCTGGTGGCGGTCAAACAAGTCCACGCCCGGTTCGCCGCCGACGAGGAGTTCCGGGCCCGGTTCCGGCGCGAGGTGGCCGCCTCCCGCAAGGTGTCCGGGGCCTTCACCGCGGCCGTGACGGCCGCCGACACGGAGGCCGAGACCCCGTGGCTGGCCTCGGTGTTCGTCTCCGGGCCCGCGCTCGGTGCGGTGGTCGACGCGGTCGGTCCGCTCCCGGAGGCGTCCGTACGCCGCCTCGCGGCCGGACTCGCCACGGCGCTGGTGGAGATCCACCGGGCCGGGCTGGTGCACCGGGACCTCAAGCCCGACAACGTCCTCCTCGCCGAGGACGGCGTACGCGTCATCGATTTCGGCATCGCGCGGGCGGCGCAGGCGGCGGGCGGGGACGCCGCCGAGCTGACGCAGAGCGGGGTGGTCGTCGGCTCGCCCGCCTTCATGTCGCCCGAACAGGCCGAAGGGAAGGAACTGACCCCGGCGAGCGACGTGTTCTCGCTCGGGTCGGTGCTGGTGCTGGCTGCGGCCGGACGCAGCCCCTTTGCCGCCGGCAGCACCCTCCAGACCCTGTACGACCTGGTCCACGCCGAGCCCGACCTGTCGGCCGTACCAGCGGGGTCCCAGGCGCTGGTGGCCGCCTGCCTGGCCAAGGACCCGGCCGCCCGGCCGACGCCGGAGGGGATCCTCGAACTGCTCGGGGCCTTGGCCCCGGCGGACGCTGATGGCCGCCGGCCGTGGCCTGCCGCCGTGCACACGATGATCGCGGCGCAGCAGGCCGAGGTGGACCGGGTGCTCGGCGCCCCGGAGCGGACCGTGCTGGACCTGCTGGCCGGGCGGGCCGGGGCGCCCGTACCGGGCGAGCCGCAAGGGACCGGCCCCGGGGCCGCCGCGCCGACCGCCGTGGCCACCGCCGCGGACCTGGCCGCGGCACCCGCAGACGACCCGGTCCGGCGCCGGATCCCGCAGCCGCTCGTGGCGGCGTCCGCGGTGGTGCTGGCGGGCCTGATAGGCGGAGCGGCGTACCTCTTGTGGCCCGACGGGGACGGCAGCGGCAACGGGAGCCCCCCGGGGGACAAGTACGTCAACACGGTGCTCTGCCCGGAGGCGGCGGACCAGCTCCCGCTGCCCCCGGCCGAACGCAGGGAGGCGGACGACATCCACAGCGACGGCGGGACGTATGAGGGGGTCGACTGCACCTGGTACGGCTACGGGGAGTCGAAGCAGCACGCGTACGTGACCTGGACGGTGTACCACAGCCCCAAGTCCGCGCCGTCTGCGTCGCCCGGGCAGGCGGTGACGCAGTCAGCAGGGACGCAGTCGGCGGGGACACGGGCGGCGCACGCGAGCCTGGCGGAATTTGCGAAGGCGACCCACTCCTCGCCCGGGCCCGGCCCGGGCGAGGAAGCGGTCTGGGGGACCGCCTGGTCGGACGGGTCGGGCTGCCGGTTGGGGGTGCGCGACGGGAACCTGGAGGTGGTGACGGTGCTCAGCGAGCCGCGGCACCCCGCGGGCACCTGCAAGGCGGAGGCCGCGAAGATCGTGGAGGCCGTGCTGAACATGATGCCGCGCTGA
- a CDS encoding YcaO-like family protein, producing the protein MNRIHELQPHRIRQLEDLLLEQSGQVSTLQPLDDFYNDEPRGQGWVAQLPPNSHLPLGSAHNPRATGGRGRGELARLKALMEAAERICLSTIPKERLWYGSASELDNCLAAEAFPTPWRDSPVWRMPLHWCEATKIGSPSSAPILIPAQLVYCPFRETDERAMLWDPSSNGAAAGFSVEDAVVRATREAFERHAIMLSHYLRLSGREVDWRDLALEPGPMAMGMEATALGLGIRVACLVETPFPVAVCRVVDPSGRFPALTTGSACGVSLEEAVGGAMSEALYARRQARDFLTNVEAVDARDLETIEDRVVYWGQPQTMERLDYLFGSFMPLEGTYTNGFLDEGYMADITTPLFAKAGISVVKVVYPRLQPLFFAEGEKRILGDPDASFISSEPHPYA; encoded by the coding sequence ATGAACAGAATCCATGAACTGCAGCCGCATCGCATACGTCAGCTTGAAGATCTGCTCCTCGAACAGAGCGGCCAGGTATCGACTCTCCAGCCCCTTGACGACTTCTACAACGACGAGCCTCGGGGGCAGGGCTGGGTGGCGCAATTGCCGCCCAATTCGCACTTGCCGCTGGGTTCGGCCCATAATCCGCGAGCCACCGGAGGGCGGGGGCGAGGGGAACTGGCTCGGCTGAAAGCCCTGATGGAGGCAGCTGAGCGCATCTGCCTCAGCACGATACCTAAGGAGAGACTCTGGTACGGCTCGGCATCGGAGCTCGACAACTGCCTCGCCGCCGAGGCGTTTCCGACACCTTGGCGGGATTCTCCGGTATGGCGGATGCCCCTTCACTGGTGCGAGGCCACCAAGATCGGCTCACCGTCATCGGCGCCCATCCTGATTCCGGCCCAACTCGTCTACTGCCCGTTCAGGGAAACCGATGAGCGCGCGATGCTCTGGGACCCGAGCAGTAATGGCGCTGCCGCCGGCTTCTCAGTCGAAGATGCGGTGGTGCGCGCGACGCGGGAGGCATTCGAACGTCACGCCATCATGCTTTCCCACTACTTGCGGCTGAGTGGCCGGGAAGTCGACTGGCGCGACCTGGCCCTTGAGCCAGGTCCCATGGCCATGGGGATGGAGGCAACGGCGCTGGGGCTGGGGATACGTGTGGCATGCCTGGTCGAGACGCCCTTCCCCGTGGCCGTCTGCCGTGTGGTCGACCCGTCCGGCAGGTTTCCGGCGCTCACCACCGGCAGCGCCTGCGGCGTCTCACTCGAGGAAGCCGTAGGCGGTGCGATGAGCGAGGCACTGTACGCCCGCAGGCAGGCTCGGGACTTCCTGACGAACGTCGAGGCCGTGGACGCGAGGGATCTGGAGACGATCGAGGACCGCGTCGTCTACTGGGGTCAGCCACAAACGATGGAGAGACTTGATTACCTTTTCGGCAGCTTCATGCCGCTTGAAGGTACCTACACGAACGGCTTCCTGGACGAGGGATACATGGCGGACATCACAACACCGCTGTTCGCCAAAGCCGGAATTTCGGTTGTGAAGGTTGTCTACCCGCGGCTTCAACCCCTGTTCTTCGCCGAGGGCGAGAAGCGGATTCTTGGCGATCCGGACGCGAGTTTTATTTCCTCCGAACCGCACCCCTATGCCTGA
- a CDS encoding DinB family protein encodes MIDEFAKDNLHGRLRRDRKALLWKLDGLSEYDARRPLTATGTNLLGLVKHVATVEARYFGEVFDRPSPEPLPRWQDSNGSDLWATEDETRDQIIGFYRRTWEHSDATINELPLDAHGHVPWWPEPHADTNLFAIMVHVLGESIRHAGHADILREGLDGRTGLRAEHEKQIDEEARASYCAKIEQAARSAAPIKA; translated from the coding sequence ATGATCGATGAATTCGCGAAAGACAACCTGCACGGGAGACTGCGGCGGGACCGCAAGGCGCTGCTCTGGAAACTCGACGGCTTGTCCGAATACGACGCCCGCCGACCTTTGACAGCGACCGGGACCAACCTCCTCGGCCTGGTCAAACACGTGGCCACCGTCGAGGCCAGGTACTTCGGCGAGGTCTTCGACCGCCCTTCCCCGGAACCGCTGCCCCGGTGGCAGGACTCCAACGGCAGCGATCTGTGGGCGACCGAGGACGAGACCCGCGATCAGATCATCGGGTTCTACCGGCGCACGTGGGAACACTCGGACGCGACGATCAACGAGCTTCCCCTCGACGCCCACGGCCACGTGCCGTGGTGGCCGGAGCCTCATGCCGACACGAACCTGTTCGCCATCATGGTCCATGTCCTCGGCGAGTCCATCCGGCATGCCGGGCACGCCGATATCCTGCGCGAGGGCCTCGACGGCCGGACCGGGTTGCGCGCCGAACACGAGAAGCAGATCGACGAGGAAGCCCGTGCATCCTACTGCGCGAAGATCGAGCAGGCCGCCAGGTCGGCCGCACCAATCAAGGCTTAG